The Triticum aestivum cultivar Chinese Spring chromosome 7B, IWGSC CS RefSeq v2.1, whole genome shotgun sequence genome window below encodes:
- the LOC123160919 gene encoding uncharacterized protein, with protein sequence MATRRDVNVEVRLAATTEHRGGLLATRSPEPSAAHDDTQMPREAADLSSLKEALDTATLEESSSSLQVDAASHDHIGGRLSPGPGPLITSRRPCGWAKTFIIRTDREGSVHMYPPIGGPFQSLQEADDAIVRHLDDLRDKTVCLADLSLMEKAVRHALYWPDGTRKKLSKSSVDPERINHTRLLVQALLDKYNEDHNLLENLAYELKDIMCIRSICEGSPHNCKWYYHLNFTARTKGDDEFHSGTDNLFFAEVTRIGGQYKEFALSCFYILKPNDNGHCRGCTYNKMVNLKHPNDADEFSGGHLDPYLPYGGDTTIQYSGSDENLDTEEEEARLQAKEEARVKHIYACLDDPSFLEQMRRRFKDDPRAETFFQPKRRRGPQHATPLPNQQDAMED encoded by the exons ATGGCCACCCGCCGGGACGTGAATGTGGAAGTGCGCCTCGCCGCCACGACGGAACATCGCGGCGGCTTGCTGGCTACACG GAGCCCGGAGCCGTCGGCAGCTCACGACGATACGCAAATGCCGCGAGAGGCAGCAGATCTCTCATCGTTGAAGGAGGCTCTCGACACTGCAACATTGGAGGAATCGTCTTCCTCTCTGCAGGTGGATGCAGCATCTCATGATCACATTGGAGGCCGCTTGTCTCCTGGTCCTGGGCCACTCATTACGTCTCGGAGACCTTGTGGTTGGGCCAAGACATTTATCATCAGAACTGATCGTGAGGGATCTGTTCATATGTATCCTCCTATTGGTGGGCCATTTCAGAGCTTACAGGAGGCTGATGATGCTATTGTTCGCCATCTTGATGACCTGCGGGATAAGACAGT GTGCCTAGCTGACCTTTCCTTGATGGAGAAAGCTGTACGACATGCTCTTTACTGGCCTGATGGCACAAGGAAGAAGCTTTCAAAGTCATCAGTAGATCCGGAAAGGATTAATCATACACGCCTATTGGTTCAAGCTCTACTGGACAAATATAATGAAGACCACAATCTTTTGGAG AACCTTGCGTATGAACTCAAAGATATTATGTGCATCCGATCAATTTGTGAGGGCAGCCCCCATAACTGTAAGTGGTACTATCATCTAAATTTCACCGCAAGGACTAAAGGAGACGATGAATTTCACAGTGGCACCGACAATCTGTTCTTTGCCGAAGTCACACGTATCGGAGGACAGTATAAGGAGTTTGCGCTCAGCTgtttctacattcttaaaccgaaTGATAATG GTCACTGCCGTGGTTGTACATATAACAAAATGGTAAACCTGAAGCACCCTAATGATGCTGATGAATTCTCTGGTGGTCACTTAGATCCATATTTGCCGTATGGCGGTGACACTACTATACAATATAGCGGCTCTGATGAGAAT TTGGACACCGAGGAGGAGGAAGCTAGGTTGCAAGCTAAAGAGGAGGCTCGGGTAAAGCATATATACGCG TGCCTAGATGATCCAAGTTTTTTGGAGCAAATGAGAAGGCGCTTCAAAGATGATCCGCGTGCCGAAACATTTTTTCAGCCAAAAAGAAGACGAGGTCCTCAGCATGCAACACCATTACCGAACCAGCAGGATGCAATGGAAGACTGA